A segment of the Anopheles cruzii chromosome 2, idAnoCruzAS_RS32_06, whole genome shotgun sequence genome:
caaaaccaacaaaaaagccCCGGCAGACGTGGGACGTGTTTTTCAAGCGACCGACAAATTTGATCCCTCGGCAAGGGCGACAAAAAGGTCACCGGTACACAGTTAGCGAGTTCCAAAGAATCCCCCAAGGGCTGTGTGGACATCTTCTATGGccgtttttattgctttcgctACGTCTTCGTTTTGCCCCCTGCTGAACTCATCAACACAAATTGAAGCATCCCCAGAGCGGGCCGATTGATTGAGCGGCGctaccaacaacagcagcgacCGTTCGATTGTACCACTTGTTTATTCTTTTTAAtgaacgaaataaaacagaacCTTCCCCCGCGCTTTGGCTTCTCGCAGGACAATCGTGCCCATTGTAACGGCCCAGCTACCGCTCAGTCTACAGAATCTCGTGGTCGAAAACGTGGCCATCGCAGAGTGCTCGACGCGACCCCCGCTCCCCAATAGCGTCGGCGTCCATCGTCCCGTCTGCCAATTCGCCCCACCGGACACTACGGTTTGCTTCCGTGGTATCGATATGAAGCGGATAGAGGCCATAGGGAGGGCGAACCAAACTCGTCAGCTGATACTGTGCGATTGGCCCGTGCGCAGCTTCGACCCAACGGTGCTGACCAAGCTGGAACGGACGCGGTTGGAACGGTTCGCATTGACCGGCCGCTCATTGCAACGATTGGCGCACAACTTTCCCTCGCTCGCGTATCTCCGGATGGTCAACATAACCGGAACGCGCCTGAATCAAACGGATGCGAATGCATTCTACGACCTGGAGCAGTTGCAGGTCCTGAACCTGCGGGGCAACGAGCTGGAGCAGATTGAACAGTATCGCTTCCGTAGCGGCCACGTTGATATCTATCTTCAAGGTAACCCCTCCTGGTGGACACAAGGGGAATTGGTTTTAATGTTCTAGATTACTATTTCTCACTACATCGGTCAGGCAATCTGTGGAACTGCACCAACGACATGATCTGGCTGCTGCGGGAGCATTCCCAGCAATACGTCGACGGTCCCAGCTGGGTGTGCAAGGACTGGAAGTACACCGGACGGCCGGTGCTGACGGCCATGGAATATAAGCGTGTCGTACAGGAAAGCTGCATGCATGAGGAGATCTGGAACTGTAGCTGCCACGTGTCCTTTCTGCGGCTAAGCGACAACGGGATGTCCTTTCACCCGATGATCATGGTGAACTGTAGCGATCGGGGATTCTACCAACTGCCGCAGTATCTACCGGGGAATACGACCGTTTTGCACATTTCCGGCAACAAGCTCGATTCGGTGGACAGTCTGACGACCAACGAGCACTACCAAAGTGTGCAGGACATCTTCCTGGACCACAACCGGATTACTTCGATCGACATTCTGGAGGATACGGTTTGGTTGGACCATTTCCGGATCCTCA
Coding sequences within it:
- the LOC128277502 gene encoding protein singed wings 2 — encoded protein: MKLSSQTTSPSATHHRGNVRRRITSIISVVVINVLVVVLTIVPIVTAQLPLSLQNLVVENVAIAECSTRPPLPNSVGVHRPVCQFAPPDTTVCFRGIDMKRIEAIGRANQTRQLILCDWPVRSFDPTVLTKLERTRLERFALTGRSLQRLAHNFPSLAYLRMVNITGTRLNQTDANAFYDLEQLQVLNLRGNELEQIEQYRFRSGHVDIYLQGNLWNCTNDMIWLLREHSQQYVDGPSWVCKDWKYTGRPVLTAMEYKRVVQESCMHEEIWNCSCHVSFLRLSDNGMSFHPMIMVNCSDRGFYQLPQYLPGNTTVLHISGNKLDSVDSLTTNEHYQSVQDIFLDHNRITSIDILEDTVWLDHFRILSLRGNKLNRIRVYTVEHAIERNPSVGKLYLSNNPWRCGCRFAIRFQRFLRKHESLVADTRNITCYFIHDEDGSKQYLPVLTLTPNDICRESEHNTAAFYNSLSIVFASLIVLIFAKLAYDYYRYRKYGKLPWLIMKMP